The following is a genomic window from Pseudomonas lurida.
TCATGTTGATCGGCAGGAACCCTTTCGACGATTTACAGATCATGGCGCGCAGTGCAGAGGAACGCCTACTGGGCTAACCGTGCCCTGAAGCTATCGATAAACACGCGTTCTGCCCGGCTCATCTTTTGCTCCCGATTCCACAGCAGATAAATGTCCACATCCGCGATGCCTTCATCCGGCGGCAGCCGCCACAGCAAGCCGTTTTTCACATCGTCCGCCACCACATGAATCGGCAAGCAGCCCAGGCCAAACCCGGCGATCACCAGCCGCCGCACTTCTTCCAGGCTGGATGACGACGCCACGATGCGCCCACTGAAGCCCTGTTGGTCGCGAAATATGGTCAGCGGCGAGAGCATCCCGCCGATTTGATCGCTGGTGAAACTCACGAAGTTTTCCGACTGCAAGTCGCCCTCGGCCAGGGCGCTGCGACCAAACAGCGGGTGGTGGCGCCCGCAAAAGAAAGCATAACGTTGGCGCAGGAACAGGTGCTGTTCCAGGCGCGGTTGTGGCCGGCGATTGAGGCTCAGCCCCAGGGTCGCCGTTTTTTCGAGAAGGGCGGCGACGATGTCGGAGCTGCGCATTACCTCGACATCCAGATCCACCCGCGGATGTTCGCGGTGAAAGCCTGCGAGAAAGTCATCGAACAGGTCGGAATTGATGCGACTGATCGTCAGCAAGCGCACTTTGCCAATGACCTCGTCGCCCGGTTTTTGCAGCGCGTTGCTCATCTGCGATACCTGGCCGTACATCTCGCCGGCGATGGCGAAAATCTGTTCGCCAGCTTCGGTGAGCACAAAACGCGGACCACGGCGCACGATAAGTTGGCAATCGAGTTGTTCTTCAAGACGCTTCAGGGCCTGGCTGATCGCCGGTTGGGTCAGGTGCAGGCGGGCGGCGGCGCGACTGATGCTCAACTCCTGGCCGATCACGCGAAAGGTGCGCAGCAGGTTCCAGTCCAGGCGGTCGTTGAGCAGCGGGTGAACGTCG
Proteins encoded in this region:
- a CDS encoding LysR family transcriptional regulator, which codes for MPEFRRDVHPLLNDRLDWNLLRTFRVIGQELSISRAAARLHLTQPAISQALKRLEEQLDCQLIVRRGPRFVLTEAGEQIFAIAGEMYGQVSQMSNALQKPGDEVIGKVRLLTISRINSDLFDDFLAGFHREHPRVDLDVEVMRSSDIVAALLEKTATLGLSLNRRPQPRLEQHLFLRQRYAFFCGRHHPLFGRSALAEGDLQSENFVSFTSDQIGGMLSPLTIFRDQQGFSGRIVASSSSLEEVRRLVIAGFGLGCLPIHVVADDVKNGLLWRLPPDEGIADVDIYLLWNREQKMSRAERVFIDSFRARLAQ